In Nicotiana tabacum cultivar K326 chromosome 21, ASM71507v2, whole genome shotgun sequence, one DNA window encodes the following:
- the LOC107830868 gene encoding uncharacterized protein LOC107830868 yields MAYFVAFLVFFLALSTSSLACDLNSDNCSDINSNFTLCETFVDGIDLTPSSQCCDSLNNLNFIAREESGGAQRICQCIENMANNGEHPRYIESRITDLYSYCQVNLSFPISEHMNCSSIS; encoded by the exons ATGGCCTATTTTGTGGCTTTTCTTGTGTTTTTTCTAGCACTTTCAACATCAAGCTTGGCTTGTGATCTCAATTCAGACAACTGTTCAGATATCAATAGTAACTTCACCTTGTGTGAAACTTTTGTTGATGGGATAGATCTTACACCATCATCTCAATGTTGTGATTCTCTAAACAATCTAAATTTTATAGCAAGAGAGGAGTCAGGAGGAGCTCAAAGGATTTGCCAGTGTATCGAAAACATGGCGAATaatggagaacaccctcgctatATTGAGTCTCGTATTACTGATCTTTATAGCTACTGTCAAGTTAACCTTAGCTTCCCCATTTCTGAGCACATGAATTGTTCCAG TATTTCCTAG